From the genome of Pelosinus fermentans DSM 17108:
GTAGAATGCTACATCTTACGCTGCAGCTTATTGATATGGGCTTCCCTGTTATATTAGTTGTAAATTTGATAGATGAAGCAAAGAAAAATGGTATTTATTTAAAACTAGAGTGTTTATCTGAAATTTTGGGAATTCCAGTTATTGCTACCATTGCCACAAAAGGTCTTGGTCTAGGAAAGATTAAAGAAGAAGTTCAAGAGTATTCGTGTGGTAAACCTCGCTTTTCTTTACTGTTTTCTCCTAATATAGAACAAGCTATTCATTCTATCAGTGCTAAAATAAAAGGAGAGTATGGCTTATCTCGTCGTATGACAGCTCTTTTACTTATACAAGGCGATAAAATATTGTATGCATTGGCAAATCATAAGGAACGTGCATTTCCAGAAATTTTAGCAGAGGTCAATAAGCTTAATTCTTATTACCAATATGATATGGAATATGTTCTAGCTGTAGAGCGGCAGCGTGCAATTGATCGTATTTGTGACTCTGTTCTGGAGGAAAGAAAGATATATTCGCGAGGTGTGGGCGAAACATTAAGCCGTTTAACTAGGGAGCCTGCTACAGGCATACCTATTTTATGTTTAGTAATATTTTTTGGAATCTATCAATTTGTAGGGAAATTTGGAGCAGGGTTTTTAGTTGAGTATTTAGATCTGAATCTCTTTGTTCCTTATATAAATCCTTTAATGGAATATTATGTATATCAATATATGCCTTGGGATTGGTTACAATCATTAATAATGGGGAAATATGGATTTTTTACTTTAGGGTTCCGCTATGCATTTATTATTATTTTACCGATTGTTAGTACCTTTTTCTTTATGTTTGCCATTCTAGAAGATAGTGGATATTTACCTCGCTTAGCCATGTTAATGGATTTTATATTTAAAAAAATTGGATTAAATGGCAGAGCTGTAATTCCTTTCGCCTTGGGATTAGGCTGCGGCACAATGGCAGTTATGGTGAGAAGTAAAAGATAAAAATTCTGATAAAGACTACACCTTAAAACGGATTTTTATCGGTGCCACGCGATGATCAATGTAGAATTTCCAACCTAGTTTTTCAATGATAGCCCGCCGTTCAATAAAGGATTTTGCGGCAAAAAATTCTTCAGGATGTATTTTTGCAGTACTTTTAGGATTCGAAGAAAGTTTAATAAGCGACTCAGAAAGCGTTTGAAGTTCTTTTTTCAAATGATTAAGTTCTTTTTCTGCATCATTAGAAGTTAGCATGCCTTCACTAAACCATCGAAGAATTGTTGTTTGTTTCTTTTGAAGTTCACTTTGGTGATTTTTGATAGATTTTATTTGGCCAGCGTTAGACGCCGTACTATTTTGTGGGACAAGCAAAAGCTGTTCTTTATTATTCTTTATAATAGTACAGAGATGTTTCCATACGACTTCATCAATTTCAAGTGATGAAATCGCTGGGTTACCACAGGGGACTAGCGATTTATCACTTCCTCCTGAGTTACATTTATACCAGGTATATTCTTTACCAGATGAATGTTTCTTAGAATGAGCAGACAAGCTATAACCGCAAACTGAACATTTAAGGAAGTTGCGCAGCAGATATTCATGCTTTGTGTTACGTGGGCTTTTACGTTTATTTTCAGTTAGAATCTGTCGTACTTTTTGGAATTGATCAATTGTTACAATCGGAGTAATAGGGATTGGAATCCAATCTTCTTGTGGTCTAGATATCTTTTTACGTTTATATTGACTGATTTTCTTTTCATATTTATTAAAAGACCATTTGGTGCCAGCGTATTTTTCATCCGTTAAGATTCGATAAATCATAGAAAGAGTAAAAGGCTTATCCCGCTGGTTCGTGATGTTTTGCTGACGCAGAAAGATAGCAATATCTTTAATTGTAACTTTCTTGCTAAGATACAAATCATAGATCATTTGTACGACTGCAGCTTCAGCTTGGTGGACGATATATGTACTATTCTCATCATCCCAGTCGTAGCCATAGGCACGACTTTTCTGAATCATCTTGCCGCTCCGTGCTTTGGCACGTTTACCACGTAATGTACGTTCACGAATTTTAGCTTTTTCAAAGGCACTGATGGCGCCACGAATCGAGAAGAATAAACGCCCTTCAGGTGAAGCATCGTAGCTGCCAGTTACAAAATATAGCTTTGTATTCAATTTTTCGATTTCATCAGCTAATAGCAATTGATTCGTTAAGTTGCGGCTAAGACGATCAGGATCATAAACAATGACATTTTTTATTTTTTTATTATGCAGATCATCTCTTAGACGATCGAGGGCAGGTCTTTCTAAATATTCGCCACTATAACCATCATCAATATATTCGGAGCTGCTAGAGGTTTCCAATCCAAGTTTAGCAGCATGCTCATGGCAAGTGCGAATTTGGTCACCAATCGAATAGCCTATTTCTGCTTGAAGGTCTGTACTTACACGGCAGTAAATCGCATTCATTGCATCCTCCCGAAAAGTAAGATTTATTAGAAAGGCGGTATATAGATTAGAGGAAATTGTATTTTTTTGTAGGGTATAACAGGAAATCGTAAATTAAAATAGAAAATAATTATAGAGTGGTGTTGTAAAGCAAGGGATTATTTCTGCATAAAATTGATATTTTTTATCCTACTATAAATCGTATTGCTGTAGGAATAAGGGGAAATACATATGGGAGGAGCGTTTTATGTTAAAAAAAAGAAAATTACTGATAGAAAAATTTAAGAAGTATATCATGCTTTTTATCGGATCTATCTTTACCGCTGTGGGATTAGAGGAATTTTTGGTTCCAAATCAAATCATTGATGGCGGTATTGTGGGCATATCAATTATGGCAAGTCATTTGACTTCAATGCCTTTAAGTATATTTCTGGTATTGTTAAATCTACCTTTTATATATTTAGGTTATACACAGATCGGAAAAACATTTGCCATATCAACTATTTTTTCAATATTTTCCTTAGCCTATTGGGTTTCTATTTTTCATCCTATATCAGAAGTTACGAGAGATCCTTTTTTGTCAGCTGTTTTTGGCGGGATTATTATTGGAATTGGAGTTGGCTTAATTATTCGATATGGTGGATCTTTAGATGGCACGGAAATTGTGGCTATTATATTAGATAAAAAAACGGGGTTTTCTATAGGTGAAATAGTCATGTTTTTTAATATTTTTATCTTAGCTAGTGCAGGGTTTATTTTTAGCTGGGATAAAGCAATGTATTCTTTGGTAGCCTATTTTATTGCTTTTAAGGTTATAGACATAACCATTGAAGGGTTAGATGAGTCAAAAGGCATCCTGATTGTTTCGGATAATCCAGATGAAATAGCTGATGCTTTAATGGCTCGTTTAGGAAGGGGAGTGACAATTCTTCATGGTGAAGGTGGATACTCAGGTGATTATAAAAAAATTCTTTATTCTGTTCTTACTCGACTTGAAATTGCTAAACTCAAAGCGATTGTAAAGGAGAAGGACGAAAATGCTTTCATTACAATAACAGATGTACATGATGCCATGGGCGGCAGAGTAAAGAAAAAAGCAATACATTAGTAAGACTTTTATTGTCACACCAAATATATATTAGATTGCATGATAAAATATACTTGAAGACGTATGTTGATAAAGGAAGACACAGCTGCTAAAGCTGTCTCTTCCTTTATCAACATACGTCTTCATTTATAGAATAACATCTGGTGATGTTTTCACCAATTTATTAATATTAGACAAGGAGCAGAGCATATACCCTATGGGGGGATGAAAATGGAGGTTGTTTTTGAGTATGAATTTGATGGTATTGTATATCCGGAAAATAATCCACCACCAAAACTCATTAATGATTTACTAGATGCTTTAGAACCTTTTCTGCTACCTACTCTTAATCTGAATCAAGCCGAGTAATATCGGCTGAAATGAAAATGGACAAGGGCAAAGCTTTTTCTTGGAGAGTAAGAGCTTTTTATGATTTTGTATGTTACGTGTGGTAACGCGAACATTGGAAACACGCCGAGAAAGAATATTAGCTACTTTCTTATTGTCTTTAACCATACCTTGTTCGGCACAGCTTGGTGTTATATTAGCATTATTGTCGGATTCATTTTTATCTCTAACTATATGGGGGTGTTATGTCCTCATCATTTTTGGAATCGTTGGAAGGTTGTCAGGAAGTTTGTTACCTGGCAATTCTAGTTCATTTTATATGGAAATACCACCTTTGCGCCTGCCGATGTTATCAAATGTATTACATAAGGCTTTTATTCGTATGTGGTGGTATTTTATAGAAATCCTGCCGATTTTCATAATAACTAGCATTGTTTTATGGATTGGTGATCGAGCTGGCGTTCTAACCTATATCATATATTCGATGCAGCCGGTTATGAGTTCACTTAGTTTGCCAATCGAAACAGCTCAACCATTTCTACTGGGGTTTTTCCGCAGAGATTATGGTGCTGCTGGGTT
Proteins encoded in this window:
- a CDS encoding recombinase family protein produces the protein MNAIYCRVSTDLQAEIGYSIGDQIRTCHEHAAKLGLETSSSSEYIDDGYSGEYLERPALDRLRDDLHNKKIKNVIVYDPDRLSRNLTNQLLLADEIEKLNTKLYFVTGSYDASPEGRLFFSIRGAISAFEKAKIRERTLRGKRAKARSGKMIQKSRAYGYDWDDENSTYIVHQAEAAVVQMIYDLYLSKKVTIKDIAIFLRQQNITNQRDKPFTLSMIYRILTDEKYAGTKWSFNKYEKKISQYKRKKISRPQEDWIPIPITPIVTIDQFQKVRQILTENKRKSPRNTKHEYLLRNFLKCSVCGYSLSAHSKKHSSGKEYTWYKCNSGGSDKSLVPCGNPAISSLEIDEVVWKHLCTIIKNNKEQLLLVPQNSTASNAGQIKSIKNHQSELQKKQTTILRWFSEGMLTSNDAEKELNHLKKELQTLSESLIKLSSNPKSTAKIHPEEFFAAKSFIERRAIIEKLGWKFYIDHRVAPIKIRFKV
- a CDS encoding nucleoside recognition domain-containing protein, which gives rise to MLRVVTRTLETRRERILATFLLSLTIPCSAQLGVILALLSDSFLSLTIWGCYVLIIFGIVGRLSGSLLPGNSSSFYMEIPPLRLPMLSNVLHKAFIRMWWYFIEILPIFIITSIVLWIGDRAGVLTYIIYSMQPVMSSLSLPIETAQPFLLGFFRRDYGAAGLYEMVTSHSLSKEQLLIASVTLTLFVPCIAQAAVMIKERGLFISIIMLFAIIFLAFMGGLLLSKILPILNLTL
- a CDS encoding ferrous iron transporter B, with translation MAKVVLVGSPNVGKSVIFNYLTGQYVAVSNYPGTTVDISRGYSKINGKVYEFIDTPGMYSLIPITEEERVSRMLLCQEKPDIVLHVIDAKNIRRMLHLTLQLIDMGFPVILVVNLIDEAKKNGIYLKLECLSEILGIPVIATIATKGLGLGKIKEEVQEYSCGKPRFSLLFSPNIEQAIHSISAKIKGEYGLSRRMTALLLIQGDKILYALANHKERAFPEILAEVNKLNSYYQYDMEYVLAVERQRAIDRICDSVLEERKIYSRGVGETLSRLTREPATGIPILCLVIFFGIYQFVGKFGAGFLVEYLDLNLFVPYINPLMEYYVYQYMPWDWLQSLIMGKYGFFTLGFRYAFIIILPIVSTFFFMFAILEDSGYLPRLAMLMDFIFKKIGLNGRAVIPFALGLGCGTMAVMVRSKR
- a CDS encoding YitT family protein; translated protein: MLKKRKLLIEKFKKYIMLFIGSIFTAVGLEEFLVPNQIIDGGIVGISIMASHLTSMPLSIFLVLLNLPFIYLGYTQIGKTFAISTIFSIFSLAYWVSIFHPISEVTRDPFLSAVFGGIIIGIGVGLIIRYGGSLDGTEIVAIILDKKTGFSIGEIVMFFNIFILASAGFIFSWDKAMYSLVAYFIAFKVIDITIEGLDESKGILIVSDNPDEIADALMARLGRGVTILHGEGGYSGDYKKILYSVLTRLEIAKLKAIVKEKDENAFITITDVHDAMGGRVKKKAIH